Genomic segment of Gouania willdenowi chromosome 17, fGouWil2.1, whole genome shotgun sequence:
aATTTTCTTAGGgtaaaaaagggtaaaaaatattggaccttgtttttattcctaGTGGTGCTAATCCTcttatgtattattttgtacCTTTGAAGTATCTCAAAGTTTCTCAAAGGTTGTTGACCTCTGCTAAAGAAAAGACACTGGTAAACGTGCACAAGGCGTGAGAAATGATGCGTTTCCTTGGTCTAAAGCAGTGTTGACACAGACATTTACAGATTTACAGGAAACAGTCTGTGTTGTTTCTAAAGTTCACCAAGGTCAAAGTGAGCAGAATATTCACTTCCTGTCCATAAATCCTGGAGATGTGGAGCACTTCATTCCTTCCATGTTATTATTGTGGCCCATGGAGTGAGAGCCCAACACATTTAGAACTTTAGGTTTGGCTGATGGTGGAGCAGATAGATGGAAGTCCATGTTTAGCTGAAATCAATACATGTGTTATGTGAGGAACTCTGGGCACTCCCCAGGCAATGGTCACAGCTTCTTTTTACGCAGgagaaaaagcaggaaaagtggtggaacgGAGCAGAAAATCCACGTGAGTCCGTGGGATTGTTTGTTGCACAACTGCATGTAAAGCCATGCGGAAAGTTTGGAGGAAATGTTGTTTGTAGATGCGCTTTGTGGTTTTTCATCATCAAATGTCCATAGTGTAGCAATGTTTCCCCAAAACAGCTGGGAATGTAATACAATAGGGAAATTACTCATGCAAAAGGAACTTCTTGGGTTGTTTTCCAACTATTTTGCTCCCAGCAGCAGCACTTTGGTCAGACTCTGTTAACCTCAACATCaacaagcaaaaaataaatcatcacaTGTTTAGACCTGCATATAAATCTGATTATTACACTACAGGAATCCAAGGTGAATGAGGTTATTATTACAAATACAAGCTAAAATCCTGTTTATTCAGTCAAGCTTTTGTAGTGctttataattttaatttcaaattattgtattctttgaattatttgatgtgttaaatctattattattgctgttttTCACTTTTACGCTTTTATgcaaattttaacatttaatattttagaAATTCCTCCCTTTTCTGCTTAGCTTTTAGTTTTTGTCTCTGATTCTTTCTTGTTTTGGCATCATCTTAATTAatttaatgagttttttttaaaaaattactccTGGCTGCATTAGATTTCTAACCCTTTAATAATTTAACCTTTTATCAACCACTTTTGTCAATCCTGTAAAACACTCTGGACTACAAAAggtactatataaataaagtttgattgatcGACCAACAAaatcttcaataaaaaaaaatgtttttttcaaaatgacagtaaaatacacaaaacaaggtGGGGGTTGTCAAATGTGagttgatttgttttattttatccaCCTTATGCCTTGAACTGCTACTTCCCTGAATACAggtgcaacttcctgtttaAGAATTAGATTAAATATTCCTAATATAACTAAATTAGTGGAGTTgaacattaaaaattaattcaaatgaaCTGCTGCAATCACATGatttatatatcttttttattgcagttttgattgtaatgctttttttttttttaaatgaataacctttatttttatacatataGGTAGTTTAATTGAGACAACATACCTATTTTGggcacataaataaatatatgtaggTTAATGATAATTAATATTGGTTataaaatttactttgatctcctgacatgttttgagtGTTCACTGAAACagtttttttcctgaaaaaaaagttctcttaataaatgaaacaacatattattttgaaaaaatagagaaaaagaacttgctgaaattaatttacggaagtcaaggaaacatcacaGCGATCAGCATACGCCTCTgaaaaagactggcagttgacagttgaaacacgtcagaagatcaaagtgaatttcctgaaaaaaagtcaaaattattgaaaccataacatattattcaaaaggaACTTGCTGGACAAATTATGTGgaaggataaaaataaataaattttcaggtgtctgctgatcgctttgatgtttccttgacttccacgtaataaatccagcaagttttttttgttttcttttttaattgtattaaaaatcaatagcatttttaaaaaaatattattcaagaagaagacaaaaaggaaCTTGCTGGATTTATtatgtggaagtcaaggaaTCATCAGAGCaaaactgtcaactgccagtcttcttcagaagagtctgctgatcgctttaatgttttcttgacttccgagtcattaaaaagattattatttttgtaatgttattctaaacgaaaagaaaaagaactcgCTGGAATTAATTTACCGatgtcaaggaaacatcaatgCGAtcggcagacgcctctgaagaagactggcatttgacattcaaaacatgtcaggatatcaaagtaaatttcctgaaaaaacgtttgaataaataaaaccttaacatattattctaaaagaagacaaaatgaacttgctggaattactacgcgtaagtcaaggacacatcaaagcgatcggcAGACGCCTctaaagaagactggcagttgacagtcaaaacatgtcaggagatcaaagtgaacttcctgaaaaaatgtgtgaataaataaaaccatgaaatattattcaaaaagaagacaaaatgaactagtttgctttgttgttattgtgcaaTGGCTCCATTTGTTTTCTgcaaataatttcatttcaatATTTGATTTGCTtaaacaaaactgtttttttaactgtaaatagcATCACTTTGAATAAACGTAATGAAAACTGTACTTTAATTCTCTAAAAGATTCTTTATAACCCATTGGATAAGACTCTGACCTTATGTGAACTCTGGTAAACAGGTTTGTTAtaaatgcttcttcttctaaataaataaaggtcaTTTCTCTGAACGAGTTTGCATCGACTCCTCCAACCCTCGACTGAACCCAAAGCCAAACTCTCCTAATGTGTCTCgttctttttcatttcaatCAAAGCTAAGTGAGTTACGACACAAAGctcttccttccttcctcttttcttttcttttctctcctaCGGATGCTACAGGCCTTGCAGTGAGGCGGAGCGACCACGTCCAAAGCTGTTATTGTGTGACGAGTGGAGCCGACAATGACTTAGTGTTGACAGCACAGGTGTTGAGCAAAGAGAGGGCAGAGCAGGTAGGGCCACGCACTCACACCATTCATCTAAAGCCATCACTCATCTTGTTTGGGCCCTTTGTAGAGCTTCTTTGTTTGTGGCCCCGTAATgagatgtttgttttgttcagtCCATGCGAGCTCAGCACAACTTCCTGTTCCTGCTTGATGAGCATGAAAAGCAGAGAGAAGCGTGCACGTTATTTTTCTTACACATGCTTATTTTGTTTGAGCTGAAACATGCATCAAAGGTAGAGCATAACTTTACGAATTCTACGGATGATTTTCTAACTATTTTATTCACAGCAGTGAATGGATTTCAAAAGCCGAatgtttaaaaagtgttaataaTGTCTCCTCAGGTCTTTCCAGCAGTCTTCTCGTTCTGCTTCGGCgggcagaagaagaagaggaggacgCGGGTCGTCGGGAAAGATGTTTTTCGTAGCTGGGGTGAAAAACACCACAGGATCAGTGAGAGGAAATGAAAGGaggtaataattccagcaagttctttctGTCTACTTTTTGAATAAGACGtatgatttcatttattcagacaaatttattttgatctcctggcatgttttgactgtcaactgccagtcttcttcagaggtgtctgctgatcgctatGATGTTTCATTGACTTCagcgtagtaattccagcacgTTATTTGTGTCTTCTATTTgaataatattcaaaaagatgataattttgaataataattgttaataatgatgcagacaactgttcttcaggaaatttactttgatctcctgacatattttgactATCAAGTGCCAGTGTTATTCAGAGGCgactgctgattgctttgatgtttcctttacttctgcgtaataatttcagcaagttctttttgtattctttttgaataatatttaaaaataacatcaaaacaatcagcagacgcctctgaaaaTAACTGGCAGTTGACTGTTTTGcgttgatgttttcttgacttccgtgtaatatTTCCAGCAACtcgtttttgtcttctttttgtttcAATAATATGTACTGTTTCATTTATTGAGACAACTTTTCTTCAGGAGATTTTACTTTGATCACCTGCCATGTTTTGACTGggaactgccagtcttcttcagaggcatccaCTGATAGCTTtaatgtttccttgactttcaCGTAATAAAAAggactattgtttttttaatgttattcaaaaataagacaaaaggaacttgctggaattattacgggTAAGTCACAATAACATCCCAACAAAACTGTTAACTGCCAgtgttcttcagaggcatctgctgattgctttgatgtttccttgacttccaggtaattattccagcaagttatttttgtcattttggaataacacaaaaataaatttgatGGAATTATTTTgaggaagtcaaggaaacatcatagcaatcagcagacgcctctgaataagactggcagttgatggtcaaaacatgacaggagatcaaagttaatttcctgaagaagagttgtctgaataaatcaaaccctaacatattattcaaaaaagtgGTATTAAAACTATCCAAGCGAGGGAATGTTgactttaaagcagtggtttataCTTTGTTGTAGAATATTGATGGCCTAATGGATGACCTCGTGTTTTATATTATCAGGTCCATCTATCAGAAGTTCCGTGAGGTGGATATTTTGGACAAGAAGAAGACGGTGACGGCTCTGAAGCCTGGAGAAGACCGGGCCATTATTCTGGGACTGGGAATGATCTTGTCCTCCATCGTGATGTATTTTGTCCTTGGAATCACTACGTTACGCTCCTACGCCGACAGGTAGCTACTGTTGTTAACACGCTGTGACATGTTTTATTCATCACATGTTTGTAGACAAACCGTTTCTGAGCTCGCTCATCCTGAAAATTGAAAGCAGAATTCCAGGAACAGCAGCTTGAAGCCAgttgatatttttttccatttctattCCAACGCAGCGTGTGGACGGAGGAGGCCGTGTGTGTCGTTCTCAACTCAACGCTCACAGCAGACGTTAACTGTTCATACAGCTGTGGCTCAGACTGCTGGAGAGCCTCTAAATACCCGTGTCTGCAGGTCTACGTCAGCGTCAACAACACGGGACGCATCACACGCTTGTCTCACAACGAAGAGACTCAGGACGCCAGCCCTGAAGTGAGTAACCATGGAAACCATTTACTGAACTGTTCCTGCCAGTGTTGGggtctttaattttttaaattacaaaatcaCGTCTTCAATTACTaatgttaaattacaactaaattacaattacagagaccagcatttaaaaaaagaaattcaggTTGATGTTAAGCTAacgctattgctattgctaggctaatgctcagAGCTGCCAAACCTCACCCTTTGGGTGTGACAGTCAAGCAATTTgacgcattctcacaccacacgccacacttgatatttccccattcaatacgctatttattttttttgtgataatgaACTTCGGTCCTCACGTCTTGCCGTAGCTCGAGTAACTAATTGACTGACggagataaccaatcccagaccaatccatgtctcctggtgcctaaatctaaccaactaCGGCAGGCATCACgtaataataaaccaatcagaagcaacgtaaggcgAGTCTTGACGAGCAGTCTCTAACTGACACCTGACACAACACACCGACTCTttgacatgctttcagaaagaaagatTTAGAGGACAGACTCTGTCTGAGATGGTATGTAAATGCTAACGCTATATTAATTGCTAATGCtcggttaatgttattgctaggctaatgctattgctaagttaatactgtttctaggctaatgcaatgttaatactaatactaggttaatgttattgcaaAGCTaatgcaatgttaatgctaatgctaggttaatgttattgtaaggttaatgctaatgtttggttaacgctaatgctaggttaatgctacgttattgctattgctaggctaatgctaatgctaggttattgctacgtgaagctaatgctaattcacaCAAATTGACCACTTAATCCCCAACATTGGGACACGCAACATTGGGTTACCACTCCTGGCCACTTTTTTGGACCCTGCAATGTCGCTTGCggctttaattttaattgtaataggaAAAAAGGCCAGTtaccgtaatcgtaattgagttgtaattgaacatgtatAATTGGAGACGTAgttgaaaaatgaaattgacGCCAACTCCTCCATGTGGTCTGCAGTGTTTCTACGTGCCTCGGTGCCAGAGGGACAGCGCGGCCATGCACGCTATGATCCTGAACATCTCTGATCGTCTGAAGGTCAACCAGCAGCTCACGTGTTTCTACGACCCCAGCGAGCGCCAGGACAGGGTCATCCTGACCCGCCTCTACGACCACGCCGTGCTCTTCCACTCGCTGCTCTGGCCCTCGTGCGTTCTCACGGGGGGCATGGCCATCATCCTCATGGTGAAGCTCACCCAGTACCTGTCCAGGCTCTGTGAGGAGATAGTGAAGATCAAAAGGTGAAGCAACATGTGGTGCGTGGCATTGTTTCCACTGATCCGACCTCACCGTGACCTGTAGCCaactttcttcttctgctgagATATTTGGAGCAGCTGGTTTTCACTGCCAGGCCAGGACATCGTGACTCTTTGTGGAACCCAAAACCAAACTGAATGTTCACATGCCAGTCGCTGGGTGTGTTTCACATGGTGTTAAAACGCCTGAAAGTGTTTTAGAGTACTTGTTTACAAGATGTTATGTTGGAATATCAAGAATGTGCTCCTCTCCCTgagacaaaaaagacacaaacctaGATTTGTATTTGAAATGTACAGATGTTATTAAGTGCCTTACCTGTGTTTTGATAATcacatgacattttatttaaagcaggggttctcattCTTGGggttaagaatatttttttcaacaattggggcccatttttgcttatttttaccctttttctgcaactacaccaaacttgccatattttaacctattttcatcactttttcttgccctatttttcttccttttaatgtatttttgctacattactcccatttctgccacttctccatcaaatttcaatcccttttctgcacattttttccactttcaagacattttcagctctTATataccctttctaccactttgttacctaatgtcacatatgttgacccataattgtcacttttaaccacttttcaccatatttcatgatattttttttttttgccaatttaactacattcacgGTCATAATTTGCCACTTTAAATAGTtcctactaattgttccaatattgacactttgaaccctttttaccactttttctgtctgtttttgcccactctaatttgcaacttttaacccatttctgtgttttttttttttttttaaatcccatttcaccagcttctccaccatttttggtcacttctaacccattttatatttgattaaaacaaggatttacaggATTTACtgtaagatgactatatattatggTCCATAAGTAAACTTACTATAacagtgaataaataaatgtggttttcacagattgaTAGAACCattgaccatcattttgctgacaactccaaaaaagttgagaaccactgatttaaaggtATCACTATGTTGTCATTAAACCAGTGACCAAATAAAATACTCGGCACTTTTCTTACTAAATttccttttcctacattacaacAACCTTTCTTCTCATCTCATCTGTTATATGGGTTTTGtgttgcacttttaatttgttttgcttGAACGATTTTGCGGGAAATTCCTCAGCGGACAAAACAAAGTTGGAAAATATTGAATTCCAAGTAAAGTTATTTGTGTTTCAGGCTTCCAAGGTTCTCATGGTGACAGCAGCTATTCAATTGAAATCTTCCACGTTGTGTGGAAATGTGACTACCGGCTCCCGTTATGATCAATTACCTTTCCAGAAAATCTGTTTACTACCAAGCAAACAGAAGAAATCTATTTGTGCCAGGGCTGCATAAATCGTAACATGTTTGTAAGCCAACGTATAAACAAACACAGGAAATAGGAAAGTTTTGGACCTTATAAAGTTCCTATGAGTATAGAGATGTGCAAAAAGTTTTTCagaatgaaaagtttaaaaagcaatattttttacattgttatTGTTTAACTATAACTAGAGCTTTACATGTGTAAACAAAAACCTTTGGAAAAAATCAAATCACTGAGTaatagtactactactactaataataataatataaggtTCATATTTGTGCTTGAGTTTCTgcctacaaaataaataaattgtaatccaattatattattacaatatttgtttttattaatttttaatatgaTGAATATTATcagaattatttaatatttaaatatgaatttTCATATTATTGCatataataacaacaatgtattatgaaaaaatatgtaaatatacatttttagaattaatattaacaattaaaattactattattatattattggtaTTCTTTTTATTCGTGTTTTTGCATAATGATATAATACATTATCAGaattgttgggttcttttttcttattatgaattttatattgttaagcaCTTTGCTGTAttctgcgctatataaataaagtttaattgaattgaattaatattaaatccaagtcataataataataattattattaggaCTTGGTTCTTTTATTGTGTAGACAGAAACTCGAGTACAAACAGaaaccacgcacacacacacacacacgcacacacacacacacacacacacacacacacgcacacacacacacacacacacacgcacacacacacacacacacacacacacacacagtcacaatgGGCTAAGCTACATACTACACATTCCTCTGACTGAAACAGACGCAATGACAagacaattacacacaaacacaaacacacactataaatAACATGAACATAACACACATTTCTTTGGTTTCACACACAAGAGTAGTGCACTAGTATAGTTGTGTGTACTTTTGGACAAACAATGTTTGAACAGCATTGCATTTAtcccacatttaaaataatatttcaaaagATTCTGAAATTCCCCATctgaaaagcagaaaaggtaaAAGTGGGAGAAACCTCCCCATAGAGCAGTAAGCCTATCAAACACTTTAAATCCAGAATTTCAGCACAGAAGAATAATCAACAATCAATTAttgaaagataataataaaaatggtatgcttattttttctatgattgaaatgttttattttttgattgaatactaaatctaaatttgtGGTCTAAGTGACCACATGTTCAATCAATGATTGGTTTGGGTGAAGTCGGGCTTTCCCGTGGGGCTTTTCCCGGCAGTCCTTCTACTTCCCTCCCGGCTGTGGGAGGGCTCTGTGTGGGGCTGAGTCTGCTCACAGCCCGCTGAGGCTAACCGTGCGATGCTAACACTGCTAGCCGAGCCGCGCTATCACCAGGCTGTGCTGTTTATCTCTGGGACACCATGGACTACCGCGGACTAGCCCTGCCTCAGCCGGTTGACAGCACCTCCGGGAGATAGGGTCGGGACTCGGGGGTTCCCATCAGACCGCGGGTCTACCTCGAGCTTGGATGGACTAAACTACGGACACAGTTTGAGTGAGCCATCCCGGGCGGGCACGGATGGGATTTCCTCAGCTATCCGCGGCTAATGGTCGTGCTAGCTGATTAGCTCTGAAGGCTAACCGGTCTGCTAACTGACACAGGTAGCTTTTACATGTACTTATAGTTGTCCTTGTTGTGTGTTAGCCTCTGTTGCTAAACACGGCAACATGTTGAGCCTTGCAGCAACTTTAGACGCCGTTATGTTTTAATGTTGCTCATATTTGACATTGATCTGATTAGTAAACATGGCTACTTGCTAGCACGGCTAGCTAACTTGCGCTCAGATCCCAAGCTAAAGTTTAAAGTAAGATGACAGCAGCACAGCTGAAAGTAGAAGATGTGACTCGGGCTGAATGTGAAAACATGTCAGTGTTTACTACTCAGGTTTGTTTTTCTCTGAACAACTTTGTTTACATTCTAGTCTTGTGTTGTTTGTTGCTATCGTTGCATGTTTATCAGCCATATCTGATGTTTGGGGCTGAGAATGAACCAGTTAGCAGTGACTTAACAAAGTAAAAGCTGAGTCCATAGATAGTTCAACCCAAAAAGTAAACACTGCACACAAGATgctgttattcatttttaaatgaaacacaCTGTTAGCACAGACTGAAGCCACTGGTGATGCTCTTTAGTTTACTTTATGCTCTTTTTCCccgctactactactactactactattattattattattattattattattattatttatttttaatttaatacttTCTCAGAAAGAGTTCCAGAGGTAATGTTTGAAGGGTATTCTAACCAAGACGGATGTTTGAACAATATTAATTCTTAAATAAAGTTCAAACAGTTCACTAGTTTGTTTACTGAGTATCAAGAGTAAATAAAGCTCAAATTAACaggtttttaaccattttttaaaCCTTGATAGTGGCAGAATATATTCAGTATAACTGTAttgcttttaattaaaaaaggtttaaatgcataaaaatacactaaaatgtacTGTAGTAACTTAGCATATATGTACGATGGCGTACtggggccacattaaaataataataataaaaaaaatctgggcACTATAAGATTAAAGTTGTGATATTTTGAGACTaaagtagtattttttttaatatttgattaaagtcataatattttgagattaaaagaTGAATATTAATCTCATAGTGTTCagattttttgtaatgttttgtaattttaacGTCGTCGAGTATATATGTGCTCACTTTTgactttcttaaaaaaaaatgttacttaCTGAATTACTTTTGtggtttattctgttattcaaagtatACAAATATCATGTGGTatgactgctgttttgaaaaaaacttttaaaattactttaaatctattcagatgtattttctgccctattttagttGTATAAGATTtgaaagtatttctattttcatttccatcataatattcatgcaaaccttgcccgatgattaacattttatgaaatatcatgagGTGAAATCCTTATACTCCATTGACTCATATTCATTAATATGTGGAGATGCAAAGTAGGGCACAATCATGTCGaatttgattattttcaaacataaaatcaaatctgCTGTTAATTGAGATCGAAACTGCTCCACAATAATTTTGACACACCTTCTTTAACCGTTTAAAAATGAGCCGTGCTGCTGGAAGGCAGACGAGTAGTTCACTGATAGAGCAGCTGTAATTTAATCCTTTCATGATTGTCATTATCAGAAATACTGACAATTGTCAAGTGGAACGGCAGTTTGTTTAGAGGGAGGGCGGAGTCCTGCTTAAAACAAATACGCTGACTCGTAGCAGCTACCGTAGTTTTTACACTGAGTGAGATGATGATTTAATGTATGACGTTTATATTGGCAACTAATTCACACTAACATCTTCCCCAAAATCAGTTTAAAAGTCAAATTTGCAAACTTTCcgtttattaaaatatttaatcacCAAAGAACTTGGTGattaaaaaatggtgaaaataggttaaaagtgacagtaatggccctgggtcaacatatgtggcagaaatgggagtaatgtagctaCAATAccttaaaaggagcaaaaatatggcaagaaaaagtggtgaaaatggttcaaagtgtcaatcttggcttaaaagtggcagaaatggggcaGGGggtaatataattaaaaaaaataggaacaatgagtttaaactggcaaataatttgtcacgatatattgtgaatgtggttaaattagaaaaaataaggATGAAATACAgtatggttaaaagtgacaataatgtctTGAATGTGGGACAAAacgtgcagaaaatgcattgaagttcgatggagaagtgtcataaatgggagtaatgtagcaaatatgcattaaaaggagcaaaaatatggcaagaaaaagtgatgaaaataggttaaaatatggcaactttggtgtatttgcagaaaaagggtaaaaataaacaaaaacggGCTCAAATATACTTCccacctcccagtgtcttgtgacccccaAATTGGGTCACTAAGAGACGATCCTTCAGTTGTAAATTAAATCAGTTTTGGTTTGAGAAACGTTTAATCgtgtttgtttatattttctaaATGATAAAGATATGATGCCTGAGGAGAATAAAGGATTTCCTGTCTAAGTGTGTGTTGGACAAATAAAGAGAGCATTTTTATcgttatgtaaaaaaaaaaagaaaaaaaagatgcatttcCTCAAATGTTTACGACCGTTTATCACATTGTTTGGTTTGTTTCTGTCTCACAGTTAGTGGAGAGCTCTCATCTGGTCGTTTGAACAGAGCACATCGTTGTCATGCCTCCTCGACCGTCGTCAGGGGAACTATGGGGGATGCACTTGATGCCCCCCAGCATCCTGGTGGACTGCCTCCTACCCAACGGGATGATCCTGACGCTGGAGTGCCTCCGGGAGGCCACGCTCATCACGGTGAAGCACGAGCTGTTCAAAGAGGCCAGGAAGTACCCGCTCTACCATCTGCTGCAGGAGGAGAGCTCCTACATCTTCGTCAGCGTCACCCAGGAGGCGGAGCGAGAAGAGTTCTACGACGAGACCAGGAGGTTGTGTGACCTCAGGCTGTTCCAGGCCTTCCTCAAAGTCATCGAACCAGTGGGAAACAGAGAGGAGAAGATTCTGAACAGAGAGATCGGTACGCTTCTatacttgttttaatattaatgtatttattctcccgcacacacagacatgcaGAACGTAAATGGACatacacatgtcaaactcaaggtttaGGGGCTAAATCCTGCCGTTAAGAGCaacggttctcaaccttgggctcgtaagacactgggagggggtcgccagatgccttcaaggaactaagaatattatttgaccaatttgagcccatttacttatttttaccttttttctgcaactacaccaaaccttGCATGTTTTCaccaattttcatcacttttcttgccatattttgctccttttattgcatttttctacattactcccatttctgccatttttacatcaaatttc
This window contains:
- the LOC114479617 gene encoding calcium-activated potassium channel subunit beta-2-like isoform X1; this translates as MHQRSFQQSSRSASAGRRRRGGRGSSGKMFFVAGVKNTTGSVRGNERRSIYQKFREVDILDKKKTVTALKPGEDRAIILGLGMILSSIVMYFVLGITTLRSYADSVWTEEAVCVVLNSTLTADVNCSYSCGSDCWRASKYPCLQVYVSVNNTGRITRLSHNEETQDASPECFYVPRCQRDSAAMHAMILNISDRLKVNQQLTCFYDPSERQDRVILTRLYDHAVLFHSLLWPSCVLTGGMAIILMVKLTQYLSRLCEEIVKIKR
- the LOC114479617 gene encoding calcium-activated potassium channel subunit beta-2-like isoform X2, whose amino-acid sequence is MFFVAGVKNTTGSVRGNERRSIYQKFREVDILDKKKTVTALKPGEDRAIILGLGMILSSIVMYFVLGITTLRSYADSVWTEEAVCVVLNSTLTADVNCSYSCGSDCWRASKYPCLQVYVSVNNTGRITRLSHNEETQDASPECFYVPRCQRDSAAMHAMILNISDRLKVNQQLTCFYDPSERQDRVILTRLYDHAVLFHSLLWPSCVLTGGMAIILMVKLTQYLSRLCEEIVKIKR